The Cucurbita pepo subsp. pepo cultivar mu-cu-16 chromosome LG08, ASM280686v2, whole genome shotgun sequence genome contains a region encoding:
- the LOC111799688 gene encoding zinc finger CCCH domain-containing protein 30-like isoform X1, producing the protein MGSVMNNLTVETDDAFSSLLELAANDDIDAFKRSIERDPSGIDEIGLWYGRLRGSKQMINEQRTPLMVAATYGSIEVLKLILSLSCADVNRAVGLDRSTALHCAASGGAANAVDIVKLLLAAGADSSMVDGNGHRPVDVIVAPPRHAEFKSILTELLRTYGSSGEGNLDVLKGARNLLSPRPASPLNAPSSASELVSSPTKSKLNDFPMFSPSEKKEYPVDISLPDIKNSIYSTDEFRMYSFKVRPCSRAYSHDWTECPFVHPGENARRRDPRKFHYSCVPCPDFRKGACRWGDMCEYAHGVFECWLHPAQYRTRLCKDGTNCSRRVCFFAHRTEELRPLYVSTGSATSGASAMEYNTVMNLLPGSPSSVPMISPSPFTPPMSPSANGMSHSSMAWSQPNVPVLHLPGSNIQSSRLRSSLSARDIPAEDFDYLSDFDMQQQQLVNDLNCLSQPPLSSNSLSRSGRLKLLTPSNLDDLFSAESLSPRYSDQALASAVFSPTHKSAVINQFQQQQNILSPINTNFSPKNVDHPLLQASFGVPSSGRMSPRNLEPISPMGSRLSMLAHREKQPPFGSLSSRELGANSASVVGSPTSSWSKWGPSNRRPDWAVNADEMGKLKQSSSFELGNNGEEPDLSWVQSLVKESPTEIKEKQAHPNSGGNNFVSEGESSNMNSQMESVDHAALGAWLEQMQLDHLVAQQN; encoded by the coding sequence ATGGGCTCAGTCATGAATAACTTGACTGTCGAAACAGATGATGCCTTTTCCAGTTTGCTCGAGCTTGCTGCAAATGATGACATTGATGCCTTTAAGAGATCGATTGAGCGCGACCCTTCTGGTATTGATGAGATTGGTTTGTGGTATGGTCGATTGAGAGGCTCAAAGCAGATGATTAATGAGCAGAGAACACCTTTAATGGTTGCTGCTACTTATGGAAGCATTGAGGTTCTGAAGCttattctttctctttcttgtgCTGATGTAAACCGCGCCGTTGGTCTTGACCGAAGCACTGCCCTTCATTGTGCAGCCTCAGGTGGGGCTGCAAATGCTGTAGATATTGTGAAGCTGCTCTTAGCTGCTGGTGCTGATTCTAGTATGGTTGATGGGAATGGACATCGACCCGTTGATGTGATTGTTGCCCCCCCAAGGCATGCAGAGTTCAAATCTATCCTTACAGAGCTTCTTAGAACATATGGTTCGTCTGGTGAAGGAAATCTTGATGTTTTAAAAGGTGCAAGGAATTTGCTTTCTCCTCGCCCTGCATCTCCTCTGAATGCCCCCTCGTCTGCATCAGAGTTGGTTTCTTCTCCAACAAAGTCGAAACTAAATGATTTTCCTATGTTTTCTCCATCTGAGAAGAAAGAATACCCTGTTGATATTTCTCTTCCGGACATCAAGAACAGTATTTACTCAACTGATGAATTTCGAATGTATTCGTTCAAGGTTCGTCCCTGTTCACGGGCTTACTCTCATGATTGGACTGAGTGCCCCTTTGTCCACCCTGGAGAGAATGCCAGGAGGAGGGATCCAAGAAAGTTTCATTATAGCTGTGTACCCTGTCCCGATTTTCGGAAGGGTGCTTGCAGATGGGGAGATATGTGTGAATATGCTCACGGGGTGTTCGAGTGCTGGCTGCACCCAGCACAATATCGGACCCGACTTTGCAAAGATGGCACAAATTGCTCAAGGAGAGTCTGCTTCTTTGCACACAGGACTGAGGAACTTCGACCACTGTATGTTTCGACTGGCTCTGCAACTTCTGGGGCTTCTGCTATGGAATATAATACAGTCATGAACCTTCTACCTGGTTCTCCATCTTCAGTCCCTATGATATCTCCATCACCGTTCACTCCTCCAATGTCTCCCTCTGCCAATGGCATGTCTCACTCATCCATGGCGTGGTCTCAACCGAATGTACCTGTCTTGCATCTTCCAGGAAGCAATATTCAATCCAGCCGCCTAAGATCTTCTCTGAGTGCAAGAGACATCCCTGCGGAGGACTTCGATTATCTGAGCGATTTTGATATGCAACAACAGCAGCTCGTTAATGACTTGAACTGTCTTTCTCAGCCACCATTAagttcaaactcattgagcCGTTCTGGTCGGCTGAAGCTTCTGACTCCTTCGAATCTTGACGATCTCTTCTCTGCTGAAAGTTTATCTCCCAGATACTCCGATCAAGCTTTAGCTTCAGCTGTTTTCTCCCCTACACACAAATCAGCTGTTATCAATCAATTTCAGCAGCAACAAAATATTTTGTCACCAATCAACACAAATTTCTCTCCTAAAAATGTTGATCACCCTCTATTGCAGGCTTCCTTTGGGGTTCCATCATCTGGGAGGATGTCTCCACGAAATCTGGAACCGATCTCTCCCATGGGCTCTCGCTTGTCCATGTTAGCTCATAGAGAGAAACAGCCACCGTTTGGCAGCCTCAGCTCGCGTGAACTAGGTGCCAATTCTGCTTCTGTTGTTGGTTCCCCTACAAGTTCTTGGTCTAAATGGGGACCTTCTAATAGAAGACCTGATTGGGCAGTCAATGCAGATGAAATGGGTAAACTTAAGCAATCATCGTCGTTTGAGCTTGGGAACAATGGAGAAGAACCAGATTTATCATGGGTTCAATCGCTTGTAAAAGAATCTCCAActgagataaaagaaaagcagGCTCATCCCAACTCAGGTGGCAATAATTTTGTATCTGAAGGTGAGAGTTCTAACATGAACTCCCAAATGGAGTCAGTTGACCATGCTGCATTGGGAGCATGGCTCGAGCAAATGCAGCTCGATCATCTCGTCGCACAACAAAACTGA
- the LOC111799688 gene encoding zinc finger CCCH domain-containing protein 30-like isoform X2, translating to MVDGNGHRPVDVIVAPPRHAEFKSILTELLRTYGSSGEGNLDVLKGARNLLSPRPASPLNAPSSASELVSSPTKSKLNDFPMFSPSEKKEYPVDISLPDIKNSIYSTDEFRMYSFKVRPCSRAYSHDWTECPFVHPGENARRRDPRKFHYSCVPCPDFRKGACRWGDMCEYAHGVFECWLHPAQYRTRLCKDGTNCSRRVCFFAHRTEELRPLYVSTGSATSGASAMEYNTVMNLLPGSPSSVPMISPSPFTPPMSPSANGMSHSSMAWSQPNVPVLHLPGSNIQSSRLRSSLSARDIPAEDFDYLSDFDMQQQQLVNDLNCLSQPPLSSNSLSRSGRLKLLTPSNLDDLFSAESLSPRYSDQALASAVFSPTHKSAVINQFQQQQNILSPINTNFSPKNVDHPLLQASFGVPSSGRMSPRNLEPISPMGSRLSMLAHREKQPPFGSLSSRELGANSASVVGSPTSSWSKWGPSNRRPDWAVNADEMGKLKQSSSFELGNNGEEPDLSWVQSLVKESPTEIKEKQAHPNSGGNNFVSEGESSNMNSQMESVDHAALGAWLEQMQLDHLVAQQN from the coding sequence ATGGTTGATGGGAATGGACATCGACCCGTTGATGTGATTGTTGCCCCCCCAAGGCATGCAGAGTTCAAATCTATCCTTACAGAGCTTCTTAGAACATATGGTTCGTCTGGTGAAGGAAATCTTGATGTTTTAAAAGGTGCAAGGAATTTGCTTTCTCCTCGCCCTGCATCTCCTCTGAATGCCCCCTCGTCTGCATCAGAGTTGGTTTCTTCTCCAACAAAGTCGAAACTAAATGATTTTCCTATGTTTTCTCCATCTGAGAAGAAAGAATACCCTGTTGATATTTCTCTTCCGGACATCAAGAACAGTATTTACTCAACTGATGAATTTCGAATGTATTCGTTCAAGGTTCGTCCCTGTTCACGGGCTTACTCTCATGATTGGACTGAGTGCCCCTTTGTCCACCCTGGAGAGAATGCCAGGAGGAGGGATCCAAGAAAGTTTCATTATAGCTGTGTACCCTGTCCCGATTTTCGGAAGGGTGCTTGCAGATGGGGAGATATGTGTGAATATGCTCACGGGGTGTTCGAGTGCTGGCTGCACCCAGCACAATATCGGACCCGACTTTGCAAAGATGGCACAAATTGCTCAAGGAGAGTCTGCTTCTTTGCACACAGGACTGAGGAACTTCGACCACTGTATGTTTCGACTGGCTCTGCAACTTCTGGGGCTTCTGCTATGGAATATAATACAGTCATGAACCTTCTACCTGGTTCTCCATCTTCAGTCCCTATGATATCTCCATCACCGTTCACTCCTCCAATGTCTCCCTCTGCCAATGGCATGTCTCACTCATCCATGGCGTGGTCTCAACCGAATGTACCTGTCTTGCATCTTCCAGGAAGCAATATTCAATCCAGCCGCCTAAGATCTTCTCTGAGTGCAAGAGACATCCCTGCGGAGGACTTCGATTATCTGAGCGATTTTGATATGCAACAACAGCAGCTCGTTAATGACTTGAACTGTCTTTCTCAGCCACCATTAagttcaaactcattgagcCGTTCTGGTCGGCTGAAGCTTCTGACTCCTTCGAATCTTGACGATCTCTTCTCTGCTGAAAGTTTATCTCCCAGATACTCCGATCAAGCTTTAGCTTCAGCTGTTTTCTCCCCTACACACAAATCAGCTGTTATCAATCAATTTCAGCAGCAACAAAATATTTTGTCACCAATCAACACAAATTTCTCTCCTAAAAATGTTGATCACCCTCTATTGCAGGCTTCCTTTGGGGTTCCATCATCTGGGAGGATGTCTCCACGAAATCTGGAACCGATCTCTCCCATGGGCTCTCGCTTGTCCATGTTAGCTCATAGAGAGAAACAGCCACCGTTTGGCAGCCTCAGCTCGCGTGAACTAGGTGCCAATTCTGCTTCTGTTGTTGGTTCCCCTACAAGTTCTTGGTCTAAATGGGGACCTTCTAATAGAAGACCTGATTGGGCAGTCAATGCAGATGAAATGGGTAAACTTAAGCAATCATCGTCGTTTGAGCTTGGGAACAATGGAGAAGAACCAGATTTATCATGGGTTCAATCGCTTGTAAAAGAATCTCCAActgagataaaagaaaagcagGCTCATCCCAACTCAGGTGGCAATAATTTTGTATCTGAAGGTGAGAGTTCTAACATGAACTCCCAAATGGAGTCAGTTGACCATGCTGCATTGGGAGCATGGCTCGAGCAAATGCAGCTCGATCATCTCGTCGCACAACAAAACTGA